One window from the genome of Vicinamibacterales bacterium encodes:
- a CDS encoding metal-dependent hydrolase has product MPNLAITWYGHATFVVTTPGGKRIVFDPWLTGNPKAPDGARIDAADLICVTHGHSDHTGDVIGVARATGAPVVAIFELANWFSGAGLKEVVGMGIGGTVDVKGLKISMTSALHSSSISLDGTERYAGLAAGFVVRLEDGRKIYFAGDTALFGDMRLIRELYSPEIAFLPIGDHFTMGPEAAALAVDMLGVRQVVPMHYGTFPALTGTPDALKRLVEPKGVDVLVLKPGETAQ; this is encoded by the coding sequence ATGCCGAATCTCGCGATCACCTGGTACGGACACGCCACGTTCGTCGTCACCACGCCTGGTGGCAAACGGATCGTCTTCGATCCGTGGCTGACCGGAAATCCCAAGGCCCCGGACGGCGCCAGGATCGACGCGGCCGACCTCATCTGCGTCACGCACGGGCACTCCGATCACACGGGCGACGTGATCGGCGTAGCGCGCGCGACCGGCGCGCCCGTCGTCGCCATCTTCGAGTTGGCCAACTGGTTCAGCGGCGCCGGGCTGAAGGAGGTCGTCGGCATGGGCATCGGCGGCACCGTCGACGTGAAAGGGCTGAAGATCTCGATGACGTCGGCCTTGCACTCGAGCAGCATCTCGCTGGACGGCACCGAGCGCTACGCGGGTCTGGCGGCCGGCTTCGTCGTGCGCCTCGAAGACGGACGGAAGATCTATTTCGCGGGGGACACGGCGCTCTTCGGTGACATGCGCCTGATCCGCGAGCTGTACTCACCCGAGATTGCGTTCCTGCCAATCGGCGACCACTTCACGATGGGGCCGGAAGCCGCGGCGCTGGCGGTCGACATGCTCGGCGTCCGCCAGGTCGTGCCGATGCACTACGGAACGTTCCCGGCGCTGACTGGCACCCCCGACGCGCTCAAGCGGCTGGTCGAGCCGAAGGGAGTCGACGTGCTCGTGTTGAAACCGGGGGAGACGGCCCAGTAG
- the boxC gene encoding 2,3-epoxybenzoyl-CoA dihydrolase, with protein sequence MDAAARDAVPQVSFDTAPDRYRHWKLTLDGAVATLSMDVQEDGGLSSDYKLKLNSYDLGVDIELADAIQRIRFEHPEVHAVVVTSLKERVFCAGANIFMLRGSSHAWKVNFCKFTNETRLAIEDASANSGIKFLAALNGICAGGGYELALACDEILLVEDGNSAVSLPETPLLGVLPGTGGLTRVVDKRKVRRDLADVFGTVAEGVKGKRAVEWRLVDAVYPTSQFKDRVAARAQELAATSDRPASGPGVVLTPLAPRVTDTSVTYSAVTLDVDRGRRVATLTVAGPDGGAPEDAAGIQALGDQFWPLRAFRELDDALLRLRLNEPLVGTVVVKTRGDQDAMLAMDELLLANQDHWLVREIVHFVKRTLKRMDLTSRSFFAIIEPGSCFAGTLFELALAADRSYMLDDPDEHNAIALSAMNGGPLRMSNGLTRLQTRFLAQPEQVDAALERGEPFEPQAALDAGLVSFAPDDIDWDDEVRLAIESRVALSPDALTGMEANLRFAGPETMETKIFGRLTAWQNWIFVRPNAVGAKGALTTYGSQSRPEFDFHRT encoded by the coding sequence ATGGACGCTGCAGCCAGGGACGCCGTTCCGCAGGTTTCGTTCGATACCGCCCCGGATCGCTATCGCCACTGGAAACTGACGCTCGACGGTGCGGTCGCGACGCTGTCGATGGACGTGCAGGAGGACGGCGGCCTCTCATCCGACTACAAGTTGAAACTCAATTCCTACGACCTCGGCGTCGACATCGAGCTCGCCGACGCGATCCAGCGGATCCGCTTCGAGCATCCTGAGGTGCACGCGGTCGTCGTCACCAGCCTGAAGGAGCGCGTGTTCTGCGCCGGCGCGAACATCTTCATGCTGCGCGGCTCGTCGCATGCCTGGAAGGTCAACTTCTGCAAGTTCACCAACGAAACGCGGCTGGCGATTGAAGATGCCAGCGCCAACTCCGGGATCAAGTTCCTCGCGGCGCTGAACGGCATCTGCGCCGGCGGCGGCTACGAGCTGGCCCTGGCGTGCGACGAGATCCTGCTGGTCGAAGACGGCAACTCGGCGGTGTCGCTGCCGGAGACGCCGCTGCTTGGCGTGCTGCCCGGCACCGGGGGTCTGACGCGCGTTGTCGACAAGCGGAAGGTGCGCCGCGACCTCGCCGACGTCTTCGGCACCGTCGCGGAGGGCGTGAAAGGGAAGCGCGCAGTCGAGTGGCGCCTGGTCGATGCGGTGTATCCGACCAGTCAGTTCAAGGATCGCGTCGCGGCACGGGCGCAGGAGCTGGCGGCGACATCCGATCGGCCGGCGAGCGGCCCTGGAGTCGTGCTCACGCCGCTTGCGCCGCGGGTGACCGACACGAGCGTCACGTATTCCGCTGTCACGCTGGACGTCGATCGCGGCAGGCGGGTCGCGACCCTGACGGTGGCGGGGCCCGACGGCGGCGCTCCCGAGGATGCGGCTGGGATCCAGGCGCTCGGCGATCAGTTCTGGCCGCTGCGGGCGTTTCGCGAGCTCGACGACGCCCTGCTTCGGCTGCGCCTCAACGAGCCGCTCGTGGGAACGGTCGTGGTCAAGACGCGCGGCGATCAGGACGCCATGCTGGCGATGGACGAACTGCTGCTCGCCAACCAGGATCACTGGCTCGTGCGCGAGATCGTCCACTTCGTCAAGCGCACGCTGAAGCGGATGGACCTGACGTCGCGCAGCTTCTTCGCGATCATCGAACCGGGCAGCTGTTTCGCGGGCACGTTGTTCGAGCTGGCGCTGGCGGCCGATCGTTCGTACATGCTCGATGACCCCGACGAGCACAACGCCATCGCACTCTCGGCGATGAACGGCGGCCCGCTGCGCATGAGCAACGGCCTCACCCGTCTGCAGACGCGCTTTCTGGCGCAGCCGGAACAGGTCGACGCCGCGCTCGAGCGAGGCGAGCCGTTCGAGCCGCAGGCGGCGCTCGATGCCGGGCTGGTGTCGTTCGCCCCCGACGACATCGACTGGGACGACGAGGTGCGGCTGGCGATCGAAAGCCGGGTCGCGCTGTCGCCCGACGCACTCACCGGCATGGAAGCGAACCTGCGCTTCGCAGGCCCCGAGACCATGGAGACCAAGATCTTCGGCCGCCTGACGGCCTGGCAGAACTGGATCTTCGTCCGCCCGAACGCGGTCGGCGCGAAAGGGGCGCTCACGACCTATGGATCTCAGTCGCGCCCCGAATTTGACTTCCACCGTACGTAA
- a CDS encoding amidohydrolase family protein, translating into MQITDSHIHIQPFHLMPPAIAETFWKGKHNREELEAYTTDPGRLLARMDADGVDRVGLINYVSPDLMGFGPESNDWMARYASADPSRLLAFGSVNPRFSKDPAGDTARVIERGARALKVHPPHMLFRANAYQDSLPGLADVYRVAQDARVPVTIHTGTSIFPGARSRLGDPMDVDDVAIDFPRLTILLAHGGRPLWMDAAFFLVRRHPNVYLELSGVPPAKLLDYFPRLQEIAAKTIWGTDWPSPGVASMRTNADAFLALPLPDAAKAAILDGNARRVWA; encoded by the coding sequence ATGCAAATAACCGATTCCCACATCCACATCCAACCGTTCCACCTCATGCCTCCGGCGATCGCGGAGACGTTCTGGAAGGGGAAGCACAACCGCGAGGAGTTGGAAGCCTACACCACCGATCCGGGCCGGCTGCTGGCGCGCATGGACGCCGACGGCGTCGATCGCGTCGGGCTGATCAACTACGTCAGTCCCGACCTGATGGGGTTCGGTCCCGAGTCGAACGACTGGATGGCGCGCTACGCCTCGGCGGATCCTTCACGGCTGCTGGCGTTCGGATCGGTGAACCCGCGTTTCTCGAAGGACCCTGCCGGCGACACTGCGCGTGTCATCGAGCGCGGCGCCCGCGCGCTGAAAGTGCATCCGCCGCACATGCTGTTTCGCGCCAACGCCTACCAGGATTCTCTCCCCGGGCTGGCCGACGTCTACCGCGTCGCGCAGGACGCCCGCGTGCCCGTCACGATCCACACGGGGACGTCGATCTTCCCGGGCGCGCGCAGCCGTCTCGGCGATCCGATGGACGTCGACGACGTGGCGATCGACTTTCCCAGGCTGACGATTCTGCTCGCGCATGGCGGGCGTCCCTTGTGGATGGACGCGGCGTTCTTTCTCGTCCGCCGTCACCCGAATGTCTACCTGGAGCTGTCGGGAGTCCCGCCGGCGAAGCTGCTCGACTACTTTCCGCGGCTGCAGGAAATCGCCGCCAAGACGATCTGGGGCACCGACTGGCCGAGTCCCGGGGTTGCGTCCATGCGGACGAACGCCGATGCTTTTCTCGCCCTGCCGCTCCCTGATGCCGCGAAGGCGGCGATCCTCGACGGGAATGCGCGACGGGTGTGGGCATGA
- a CDS encoding shikimate kinase, with translation MGGDILEELGRRVRAARAGRGWTRRELAEQSGLSVRFLVQLEAGEANISVKRLAELAEALNLPAADLLSAAAAPPRIVALLGLRGAGKTTIGRQLARRLRVRFVELDRRIEKAADMSLPELFSLYGEQHYRRLEHNTLAALLAEPRDMVLATGGGLVAAPETFAMLKRAAATVWLRATPEDHWNRVVRQGDRRPMADHPQAMADLRALLSAREPLYAAADRTIETSGRSVKSVVDELAAT, from the coding sequence ATGGGCGGCGACATCCTGGAAGAACTCGGCCGGCGCGTGCGCGCGGCGCGTGCCGGGCGCGGCTGGACGCGGCGCGAGCTGGCAGAACAGTCGGGCCTGTCGGTACGCTTTCTCGTACAGCTCGAAGCCGGCGAGGCGAACATCTCGGTCAAGCGCCTGGCGGAGCTGGCCGAGGCGCTGAACCTGCCTGCCGCCGACCTGCTCTCCGCCGCCGCGGCCCCGCCGCGCATCGTGGCGCTGCTCGGCCTGCGCGGCGCCGGCAAGACGACGATCGGCCGGCAGCTGGCGCGCCGTCTTCGCGTCCGCTTCGTCGAGCTCGATCGCCGGATCGAGAAGGCGGCGGACATGTCGCTCCCCGAACTGTTTTCGCTGTACGGGGAGCAGCACTATCGTCGCCTCGAGCACAACACGCTGGCCGCCCTGCTCGCCGAGCCGCGCGACATGGTGCTGGCAACTGGCGGTGGTCTCGTCGCCGCGCCGGAGACATTCGCCATGCTGAAGCGAGCAGCGGCGACGGTGTGGCTCCGCGCGACGCCGGAAGATCACTGGAACCGCGTCGTCCGCCAGGGGGATCGCCGTCCGATGGCGGATCATCCGCAGGCGATGGCGGACCTGCGCGCGCTGCTGAGCGCGCGCGAGCCGCTCTACGCGGCGGCCGATCGGACGATCGAAACGTCCGGTCGTTCAGTGAAGTCTGTCGTCGACGAGCTCGCGGCCACGTGA
- a CDS encoding aminotransferase class V-fold PLP-dependent enzyme, with product MTERRGLETAGDISYWRSEFPIVATCTYLVSHSLGAMPRGAADRLQQFADQWSTRGVRAWHEGWWEIGRVTGNLLAPILGAAPDTISMHQNVTVAHSLVGSCFSFDGRRRKIVMSDLEFPSNHYLFEGFRRYGAEIAYVPAPDPIRLDLQRFLDAIDDRTLLVPLSLVLFKSACITDARAVIDKAHRVGAHVVLDVYQGAGAVPIALEAWGADFAVGGSVKWLCGGPGAGYLYVRPDLAATLRPAFVGWAAHEAPFEFATGAIRHAPAPERFQSGTPNVPSLVSARAGYEIVASIGVEAIRARSLRLTRRLIDAARAGGFRLNTPDADHERGGSVVVDVPDGAAVADALIGRGIIVDHRPGAGIRMAPHFYNTEAEIDHAVAALIELCPSRV from the coding sequence ATGACCGAGCGGCGCGGCCTCGAGACCGCCGGCGACATCAGCTACTGGCGATCGGAATTCCCGATCGTCGCCACCTGCACGTACCTGGTGAGCCACTCGCTGGGAGCGATGCCGAGAGGGGCCGCCGACCGCCTGCAGCAGTTCGCCGACCAATGGTCGACCCGGGGCGTGCGTGCGTGGCACGAGGGCTGGTGGGAGATCGGGCGCGTGACCGGCAACCTGCTGGCGCCGATCCTGGGGGCCGCGCCCGACACTATTTCGATGCACCAGAACGTGACCGTAGCGCACAGCCTCGTCGGCTCGTGCTTCTCGTTCGACGGCCGGCGCCGCAAGATCGTGATGAGCGATCTGGAATTCCCCTCGAATCACTATCTCTTCGAGGGCTTCCGCCGCTACGGCGCCGAGATCGCCTACGTGCCGGCGCCCGATCCGATCCGCCTCGATCTGCAGCGCTTCCTCGACGCCATCGACGATCGCACGCTGCTGGTGCCGCTGTCGCTCGTGCTCTTCAAGAGCGCCTGCATCACGGATGCGCGCGCCGTCATCGACAAGGCGCACCGGGTCGGCGCCCACGTCGTCCTCGACGTTTACCAGGGTGCCGGCGCCGTGCCGATCGCGCTCGAGGCGTGGGGCGCCGACTTCGCGGTGGGCGGCTCGGTGAAGTGGTTGTGCGGCGGTCCGGGCGCGGGCTACCTGTATGTAAGGCCCGATCTCGCTGCCACGCTGCGGCCGGCCTTCGTCGGCTGGGCGGCGCACGAGGCGCCATTTGAGTTCGCCACCGGCGCGATCCGCCATGCGCCCGCCCCAGAGCGATTCCAGAGCGGCACGCCCAACGTGCCGTCGCTCGTGTCGGCGCGAGCCGGCTACGAGATCGTCGCGTCGATCGGGGTCGAGGCCATCCGCGCGCGCTCGCTCCGGCTGACCCGCCGCCTGATCGACGCGGCGCGAGCCGGCGGGTTCCGGCTCAACACGCCCGACGCCGACCACGAGCGCGGAGGCTCCGTGGTCGTCGACGTCCCGGACGGCGCTGCGGTGGCCGACGCGCTGATCGGCCGTGGCATCATCGTCGATCATCGTCCGGGCGCCGGCATCCGAATGGCGCCGCACTTCTACAACACAGAAGCGGAGATCGACCACGCCGTTGCCGCGCTGATCGAGCTATGCCCATCACGCGTATAA
- a CDS encoding DUF2934 domain-containing protein has translation MKHDNPIPPAGTVVIPTSDVSRDGSSDRSVATRDHRVIQDWAARHKAEPATGEATASGPATIHVNDGGAGVRFNFPGVARFRPISWEEWFENFEGHRLVFVFEEEVADRAYDLWQGRGGSHGHDQDDWLEAERQIGRPRGRYRFVPAPPAEQV, from the coding sequence ATGAAGCATGACAACCCGATCCCGCCCGCCGGGACCGTGGTGATACCGACATCAGATGTGTCGAGGGACGGATCCAGCGACCGGAGCGTGGCGACACGCGACCATCGCGTGATCCAGGATTGGGCCGCGCGCCACAAAGCCGAGCCCGCCACGGGAGAAGCCACCGCTTCGGGCCCGGCCACGATTCATGTCAACGACGGCGGCGCGGGTGTGCGCTTCAATTTCCCGGGCGTGGCGCGGTTCCGCCCCATCTCCTGGGAAGAGTGGTTCGAGAACTTCGAAGGCCATCGACTGGTGTTCGTGTTCGAAGAAGAAGTCGCCGATCGCGCCTACGACTTGTGGCAGGGGCGCGGCGGCAGCCATGGGCACGACCAAGACGACTGGCTGGAGGCGGAGCGGCAGATAGGTCGCCCGCGCGGACGTTATCGATTCGTGCCGGCCCCCCCTGCGGAACAGGTGTAA
- a CDS encoding aldehyde dehydrogenase family protein, protein MTDHRQLFIGNEWRDAAGGGVYDVVNPATEEVIASVAAAGRSDVDAAVAAARTALDGAWGAMAARERGRLISRLADRLMERADEVARLETLHNGKPIFESRQIEIPAAAECLEYYAGWADKVMGETIPVKGNYLTYTLREPLGVVAAIVPWNFPLLLAAWKLGPALACGNTVILKPAAETPLTALALAGIAAEVGLPPGVLNVLTAPGAELGEALVEHPGIDKVAFTGGTATGKKIMRAAADTLKRITLELGGKSPNIVLADADLDAALRGATTGIFYGKGEVCAAGSRLLVDRAIKDPFMEKLAARARKMVAGDPLDPKTRYGALASKRQLETVQRYVDVAKQEGAALVAGGARTDIGTGKGYFFQPTVFDRVTPEMTIAREEIFGPVLAAIEFADLDEAIALANDTPYGLAAAVWTRDVKKAHYVARKLRAGTVWINTYNVFDTAAPFGGYKASGFGREMSAHALEHYTQVKSVWVDLNM, encoded by the coding sequence GTGACGGATCACAGGCAGCTGTTCATCGGCAACGAGTGGCGCGACGCCGCGGGCGGCGGCGTCTACGATGTGGTCAACCCGGCGACCGAAGAGGTGATCGCCAGCGTCGCCGCAGCCGGCCGGAGTGACGTCGACGCGGCGGTCGCCGCCGCGCGCACCGCGTTGGACGGCGCGTGGGGCGCGATGGCGGCCCGCGAGCGCGGCCGGCTGATCAGCCGCCTTGCCGACCGTCTCATGGAGCGCGCCGACGAGGTGGCGCGGCTCGAGACGCTGCACAACGGCAAGCCGATTTTCGAGTCGCGGCAGATCGAGATTCCGGCAGCGGCCGAATGTCTCGAGTACTACGCCGGCTGGGCCGACAAGGTGATGGGGGAGACGATCCCGGTCAAGGGAAACTATCTCACCTACACGCTGCGCGAGCCGCTCGGCGTCGTGGCGGCGATCGTCCCGTGGAACTTTCCTCTCCTGCTCGCGGCGTGGAAGCTCGGGCCGGCGCTGGCGTGCGGCAACACCGTGATTCTCAAGCCGGCCGCGGAAACGCCGCTGACGGCGCTGGCCCTCGCCGGCATCGCCGCCGAAGTCGGCCTGCCGCCCGGCGTGCTCAACGTCCTGACGGCGCCAGGCGCCGAGCTCGGCGAAGCGCTGGTCGAGCACCCCGGCATCGACAAGGTGGCCTTCACCGGAGGCACCGCGACGGGGAAGAAGATCATGCGGGCGGCCGCCGACACGCTCAAGCGGATCACGCTCGAGCTCGGCGGCAAGTCGCCCAACATCGTGCTCGCCGACGCCGATCTCGATGCCGCGCTGCGCGGGGCGACGACGGGGATCTTCTACGGCAAGGGAGAGGTCTGCGCCGCCGGCTCGCGGCTGCTCGTCGATCGCGCCATCAAGGACCCGTTCATGGAGAAGCTGGCGGCGCGGGCCAGGAAGATGGTCGCCGGCGATCCGCTGGATCCGAAAACGCGTTACGGCGCGCTCGCCTCGAAGCGACAGCTGGAGACCGTCCAGCGCTACGTCGACGTGGCGAAGCAGGAAGGGGCGGCGCTCGTCGCCGGCGGCGCGCGCACCGATATCGGCACCGGCAAGGGCTACTTCTTCCAGCCGACCGTCTTCGACAGGGTGACGCCCGAGATGACGATCGCCCGTGAGGAAATCTTCGGGCCGGTGCTGGCCGCGATCGAGTTCGCGGACCTCGACGAGGCGATCGCCCTCGCCAACGACACGCCCTACGGCCTGGCCGCGGCGGTGTGGACACGCGACGTCAAGAAGGCCCACTACGTCGCGCGCAAGCTCCGGGCCGGCACGGTCTGGATCAACACCTACAACGTCTTCGACACGGCGGCCCCGTTCGGCGGCTACAAAGCGAGTGGTTTCGGCCGCGAGATGAGCGCCCACGCGCTCGAGCACTATACGCAGGTGAAGTCGGTGTGGGTGGATTTGAATATGTGA
- the boxB gene encoding benzoyl-CoA 2,3-epoxidase subunit BoxB: MISAERIPNNVGLSSNKRLQRALEHWQPKYIQWWKDMGPQGFQDYHQVYVRTAVSVDPSGWAHFEYVKLPEYRWGIFLADPVHDRRIGFGDFLGQPVWHEVPGEFRNQLRRLVVTQGDTEPASVEQQRWLGQRCPSLYDLRNLFQVNVEEGRHLWAMVYLLHSYFGRDGRDEAEELLERQSGNRDKPRILDAFNEPIENWLDFFMFTMFTDRDGKSQLLSLSESSLDPLARTTRFMLTEEAHHMFVGETGIARILERTCQLTREAGYSGDVRRLGGIDLGMLQKFINLWFSLSLDLHGNEISTNAAAYFGNGLKGRAYEDKWDDHAVTEAMYELETLRNGRLEKEHIPMRTAMNEVLRDWYVGDCQAGVTRWNKILERHGFSDRLRLPDRKFNRGIGMFSALHFDPEGHQLSDADWERRRYEWLPSVHDREFLLSIMAEPIYEPGRFANYIAPPQRGIKGAPRNFEYVRTEA; the protein is encoded by the coding sequence ATGATCTCAGCGGAGCGAATACCCAATAACGTCGGACTCTCGAGCAACAAGCGGCTGCAGCGCGCGCTCGAGCACTGGCAGCCGAAGTACATCCAGTGGTGGAAGGACATGGGGCCGCAGGGCTTCCAGGACTACCACCAGGTATACGTCCGCACGGCGGTGAGCGTCGATCCGTCGGGCTGGGCGCACTTCGAATACGTCAAGCTGCCGGAGTACCGGTGGGGCATCTTCCTCGCCGATCCCGTTCACGATCGGCGCATCGGGTTCGGGGACTTCCTCGGGCAGCCGGTCTGGCACGAAGTGCCGGGCGAGTTCCGCAACCAGCTCCGGCGGCTCGTCGTCACGCAGGGAGACACGGAGCCGGCGAGCGTCGAGCAGCAGCGCTGGCTCGGACAGCGTTGCCCGAGCCTCTACGATCTGCGGAATCTCTTCCAGGTGAACGTCGAGGAAGGCCGCCACCTCTGGGCGATGGTCTACCTGCTGCACTCGTACTTCGGCCGCGACGGCCGCGACGAGGCGGAGGAGCTGCTCGAACGCCAGAGCGGCAACCGCGACAAGCCGCGCATCCTCGACGCGTTCAACGAGCCGATCGAGAACTGGCTCGACTTCTTCATGTTCACGATGTTCACCGACCGCGACGGCAAGTCCCAGCTGCTCTCGCTGTCGGAAAGCTCGCTCGATCCGTTGGCGCGGACGACGCGGTTCATGCTGACCGAGGAAGCGCACCACATGTTCGTCGGCGAGACCGGCATCGCCCGCATCCTCGAGCGCACCTGCCAGCTCACCAGGGAAGCCGGCTACTCGGGTGACGTCCGGCGGCTCGGCGGCATCGACCTCGGGATGCTGCAGAAGTTCATCAACCTCTGGTTCAGCCTCAGTCTCGACCTGCACGGCAACGAGATCTCGACCAACGCTGCCGCCTACTTCGGCAACGGTCTCAAGGGCCGCGCCTACGAAGACAAATGGGACGACCACGCCGTCACCGAGGCGATGTACGAGCTCGAGACGCTGCGGAACGGGCGGCTCGAGAAGGAGCACATCCCGATGCGGACGGCGATGAACGAGGTGCTGCGCGACTGGTACGTCGGCGACTGTCAGGCCGGCGTGACGCGCTGGAACAAGATCCTCGAACGGCACGGGTTCTCGGATCGCCTGCGCCTGCCCGACCGCAAGTTCAACCGCGGCATCGGCATGTTCTCGGCGCTGCACTTCGATCCCGAGGGGCATCAGCTGAGCGACGCCGACTGGGAGCGCCGCCGCTACGAGTGGCTGCCGTCGGTCCACGATCGCGAGTTCCTGCTCAGCATCATGGCCGAGCCGATCTACGAGCCCGGCCGCTTCGCCAACTACATCGCGCCGCCGCAGCGCGGGATCAAGGGAGCGCCGCGCAATTTCGAGTACGTGCGCACCGAGGCTTGA
- a CDS encoding 3-hydroxyacyl-CoA dehydrogenase NAD-binding domain-containing protein — protein sequence MPITRITVVGAGTMGHGIAHAAIAAGYEVRLYDVSPAAVGQGQDAIAQIAARGVELGKTAAADAEGMLRRLSVTTELAEALAGTDMVIEAAPERIDLKLQLFRQIETLAPSEAVIATNTSALSITEMAGSIARPSRVAGMHFFNPVYKMKLVEIVRALETAPATLEAIEAVARRMGKDTVLVREAPGFITTRVNASIGNEAFFMLMEGVASARDIDKALKLGLNHPMGPFELVDLVGLDTRLSILEYLHRSLGEKYRPCPLLSQYVKAGRLGRKVGKGVYEY from the coding sequence ATGCCCATCACGCGTATAACCGTGGTCGGCGCCGGCACGATGGGCCACGGCATCGCCCACGCCGCGATCGCCGCGGGCTACGAGGTGCGGCTCTACGACGTGTCGCCGGCCGCCGTCGGGCAGGGGCAGGACGCGATCGCGCAGATCGCCGCCAGGGGCGTCGAGCTGGGCAAGACAGCGGCGGCCGATGCCGAGGGGATGCTGCGCCGGCTCTCGGTGACCACCGAGCTGGCCGAGGCGCTCGCCGGTACCGACATGGTGATCGAGGCGGCGCCGGAGCGGATCGATCTGAAGCTTCAGCTGTTCCGACAGATCGAGACGCTCGCGCCGTCGGAGGCCGTGATCGCGACGAACACGTCAGCCCTCAGCATCACCGAGATGGCCGGGTCGATTGCGCGTCCGTCGCGAGTCGCCGGCATGCACTTCTTCAATCCGGTTTACAAGATGAAGCTCGTCGAGATCGTCCGCGCGCTCGAGACCGCGCCGGCCACGCTCGAGGCGATCGAGGCGGTGGCGCGGCGGATGGGCAAGGACACGGTGCTGGTTCGGGAAGCGCCCGGCTTCATCACCACCCGCGTCAACGCCAGCATCGGGAACGAAGCGTTCTTCATGCTGATGGAGGGGGTGGCGTCGGCGCGCGATATCGACAAGGCGCTGAAGCTCGGGCTCAATCACCCGATGGGGCCGTTCGAGCTGGTCGATCTGGTCGGGCTCGACACACGCCTCAGCATTCTCGAGTATCTGCACAGGAGCCTGGGGGAGAAGTACCGTCCGTGCCCGCTGCTGTCGCAGTACGTGAAGGCCGGGCGGCTCGGCCGCAAGGTGGGGAAGGGCGTCTACGAATACTGA